The Pseudomonas extremaustralis genome contains a region encoding:
- a CDS encoding FKBP-type peptidyl-prolyl cis-trans isomerase, which produces MTIAANKAVSIDYTLTNDAGEVIDSSAGGAPLVYLQGAGNIIPGLEKALHGKSVGDELTIAIEPEDAYGEYSAELVSTLSRSMFEGVDELEVGMQFHASAPDGQMQIVTIRDLDGDDVTVDGNHPLAGQRLNFQVKIVAVRDASQEEVAHGHVHGEGGHHH; this is translated from the coding sequence ATGACGATCGCCGCTAACAAGGCTGTCTCCATCGACTATACCCTGACCAACGACGCTGGTGAGGTCATCGACAGCTCAGCCGGCGGCGCGCCGCTGGTCTACTTGCAAGGCGCGGGTAACATCATCCCGGGCCTGGAAAAAGCTCTGCATGGCAAGAGCGTCGGTGATGAACTGACCATTGCCATCGAGCCTGAAGATGCCTATGGCGAATACTCCGCCGAACTGGTCAGCACCTTGAGCCGCAGCATGTTCGAAGGTGTTGACGAGCTGGAAGTCGGCATGCAGTTCCACGCTTCCGCGCCGGATGGCCAAATGCAGATCGTCACCATTCGCGACCTGGATGGCGACGACGTCACCGTTGACGGCAACCACCCCCTGGCCGGCCAGCGCCTGAACTTCCAAGTGAAGATCGTTGCCGTTCGCGACGCTTCCCAGGAAGAAGTGGCTCACGGTCACGTCCATGGTGAAGGCGGTCATCACCACTGA
- a CDS encoding DUF3565 domain-containing protein, whose amino-acid sequence MGRDLLHKIEERTSLNKDLPESEQNPDGRDRSMVALIIGFHQDDDRHWVAELSCGHTQHLRHQPPWQSRAWVLDPAQRLEKTGQPFACGWCAQERE is encoded by the coding sequence ATGGGGCGAGACCTTTTGCATAAGATTGAAGAACGGACAAGTCTAAACAAGGATTTGCCCGAAAGCGAACAGAACCCGGACGGACGGGACCGATCAATGGTCGCCTTGATCATCGGATTCCATCAGGACGACGACCGGCACTGGGTCGCCGAGCTGTCTTGCGGCCATACCCAGCACCTGCGCCACCAGCCACCCTGGCAGTCCCGCGCCTGGGTGCTCGACCCCGCGCAACGCCTGGAAAAAACAGGCCAGCCCTTTGCGTGCGGCTGGTGTGCGCAGGAGCGCGAATAA
- the pta gene encoding phosphate acetyltransferase has translation MQTFFIAPTDFGVGLTSISLGLVRTLERAGLKVGFFKPIAQPHPGDTGPERSTELIARTHGLKPPQPLGLAHVERMLGDGQLDELLEEIITLYQQAAVGKDVLIVEGMVPTRSASYAARVNLHLAKSLDADVILVSAPENEVLTELSGRVELQAQLFGGPKDPKVLGVILNKVRTDESMEAFSARLKEHSPLLRSGDFRLLGCIPYQPELNAPRTRDVADLMGAQILNAGDYETRRMTKIIICARTMRNTVELLKPGVLVVTPGDRDDIILAVSLAAINGVPLAGLLLTSDTLPDPRIMDLCRGAFQAGLPVLSVSTGSYETANQLNSLNKEIPIDDRERAEIITDFVASHLDARWLHQRCGTPREMRLSPAVFRYQLIQRAQAANKRIVLPEGSEPLTVQAAAICQARGIARCVLLAKPADVEAVARAQGIELPAGLEILDPDLIRERYVEPMVALRKSKSLNAPMAEQQLEDTVVIATMMLALDEVDGLVSGVIHSTANTIRPALQLIKTAPGCTLVSSVFFMLFPEQVLVYGDCVMNPHPSAAELAEIALQSADSAAAFGITPRVAMISYSSGDSASGEEVEKVREATLLAHEQQSSLLIDGPLQYDAAANETVARQLAPDSLVAGKATVFVFPDLNTGNTTHKAVQRSADCVSLGPMLQGLRKPVNDLPRGAQVDDIVYTIALTAIQAANRPMDI, from the coding sequence ATGCAGACTTTTTTTATCGCGCCCACCGATTTTGGTGTGGGCCTGACCTCCATCAGCCTCGGGCTGGTGCGTACCCTTGAGCGAGCCGGGCTGAAAGTCGGCTTTTTCAAGCCGATTGCCCAGCCCCATCCGGGCGATACCGGCCCCGAGCGCTCCACTGAACTGATCGCGCGCACCCACGGTTTGAAACCACCACAACCCCTGGGCCTGGCCCATGTGGAGCGCATGCTCGGCGACGGCCAGCTCGACGAACTGCTCGAAGAAATCATCACCCTGTATCAACAAGCCGCCGTGGGCAAGGACGTGCTGATCGTCGAAGGCATGGTGCCAACCCGCAGCGCCAGCTATGCGGCGCGGGTCAACCTGCACCTGGCCAAGAGCCTGGATGCGGACGTGATCCTGGTCTCGGCCCCGGAAAACGAAGTGCTCACCGAACTGTCCGGCCGCGTGGAATTGCAGGCCCAACTGTTCGGCGGCCCGAAAGACCCGAAAGTGCTGGGCGTGATTCTCAACAAAGTGCGCACCGATGAAAGCATGGAAGCCTTCTCGGCGCGCCTGAAAGAACACTCGCCCTTGCTACGCAGCGGCGATTTCCGCCTGCTTGGCTGCATTCCCTATCAACCGGAACTCAACGCGCCGCGCACCCGCGATGTGGCTGACCTGATGGGCGCGCAAATCCTCAACGCCGGCGATTACGAAACCCGGCGCATGACCAAGATCATCATTTGCGCCCGCACCATGCGCAACACCGTGGAGCTGCTCAAGCCGGGCGTGCTGGTGGTGACGCCGGGCGACCGCGACGACATCATCCTCGCCGTCAGCCTGGCCGCGATCAACGGCGTGCCCCTGGCCGGCCTGCTGCTGACCAGCGACACCCTGCCCGACCCGCGCATCATGGACCTGTGCCGTGGCGCCTTCCAGGCCGGGCTGCCGGTGCTGTCGGTGAGTACCGGTTCCTACGAGACAGCGAACCAGCTCAACAGCCTGAACAAAGAAATCCCCATCGACGACCGCGAGCGCGCGGAGATCATCACCGATTTCGTCGCCAGCCACCTCGATGCGCGCTGGCTGCACCAGCGTTGCGGCACGCCACGGGAGATGCGCCTGTCGCCGGCGGTGTTCCGCTACCAGTTGATCCAGCGCGCCCAGGCCGCCAACAAACGCATCGTGCTGCCCGAAGGCAGCGAGCCGCTGACCGTACAAGCCGCCGCCATCTGCCAAGCCCGTGGCATCGCCCGCTGCGTCCTGCTGGCCAAGCCGGCGGACGTCGAAGCGGTGGCTCGTGCCCAGGGCATCGAATTGCCCGCAGGCCTGGAGATTCTCGACCCGGACCTGATTCGCGAGCGTTATGTCGAACCGATGGTGGCATTGCGCAAAAGCAAGAGCCTCAACGCGCCCATGGCCGAGCAGCAACTGGAAGACACCGTGGTGATCGCCACCATGATGCTCGCCCTGGACGAAGTCGACGGCCTGGTCTCCGGCGTCATCCACTCCACTGCCAATACCATCCGCCCTGCCCTGCAACTGATCAAGACCGCGCCAGGCTGCACCCTGGTGTCGTCGGTGTTCTTCATGCTGTTCCCCGAGCAGGTGCTGGTGTACGGCGACTGCGTGATGAACCCGCACCCGAGCGCCGCCGAACTGGCGGAAATCGCCCTGCAAAGCGCCGACTCGGCCGCCGCGTTTGGCATTACCCCACGGGTGGCGATGATCAGCTATTCCAGCGGTGATTCGGCCAGCGGCGAGGAAGTGGAAAAAGTCCGCGAAGCCACCCTGCTCGCCCATGAACAGCAAAGCTCGCTGCTGATCGACGGCCCGCTGCAGTACGACGCGGCCGCCAACGAAACCGTCGCACGCCAACTGGCCCCCGACAGCCTGGTCGCCGGCAAGGCCACGGTGTTCGTGTTCCCGGACCTGAACACCGGCAACACCACGCACAAGGCCGTGCAACGCAGCGCCGACTGCGTCAGCCTGGGGCCGATGCTCCAGGGCCTGCGCAAACCGGTCAATGACCTGCCGCGTGGCGCCCAGGTCGATGACATCGTGTACACCATCGCACTGACTGCGATCCAAGCCGCCAACCGACCTATGGATATCTAA
- a CDS encoding acyltransferase, which translates to MLDFLPAAVRGVIASLLLALNTILLCSFLFVVALFKALPFAKGFSEWLMNHTHEAWVTNNKGWMNLVRRTHWHLKGLEGLDYQHSYLVTSNHQSWVDIMVLQYVLNRRIRPLKFFLKQELIWVPVIGLAWWALGFPFMKRYTKAYLEKHPEKKGKDLETTRKTCAKFRDNPVGIFNFAEGTRFTAGKHAQQNSPFRYLLKPKAGGIAFVLDAMGEQLKSLVNVTIHYPAGRPGYWDLLCGKVKDVVVQFEEVPIPAEFIGKNYEQDGEYRLAFQGWINRLWEDKDALLEQLHTDYPDRH; encoded by the coding sequence ATGCTGGATTTTCTACCTGCCGCCGTGCGCGGGGTGATTGCCTCACTGCTGCTGGCGTTGAATACGATCCTGCTGTGCTCGTTCCTGTTCGTGGTGGCGCTGTTCAAGGCCTTGCCCTTCGCCAAGGGCTTCAGCGAATGGCTGATGAACCACACCCATGAAGCCTGGGTCACCAATAACAAGGGCTGGATGAACCTGGTACGCCGCACCCACTGGCACCTTAAAGGCCTGGAAGGGCTGGACTACCAGCACTCGTACCTGGTCACCAGCAACCACCAGAGCTGGGTCGACATCATGGTGCTGCAATATGTGCTCAATCGACGCATTCGCCCGCTGAAGTTCTTTCTCAAGCAGGAGCTGATCTGGGTGCCGGTGATCGGCCTGGCATGGTGGGCGTTGGGCTTTCCGTTCATGAAGCGCTACACCAAGGCTTACCTGGAGAAGCACCCGGAGAAAAAAGGCAAGGATCTGGAAACCACCCGCAAGACCTGTGCGAAGTTTCGGGACAACCCGGTAGGGATTTTCAACTTCGCTGAAGGCACGCGCTTTACCGCCGGCAAACATGCGCAGCAGAACTCGCCCTTCCGCTACCTGCTCAAGCCCAAGGCCGGCGGCATTGCGTTCGTGCTGGATGCCATGGGCGAACAATTGAAGTCGCTGGTCAACGTGACCATCCACTACCCCGCCGGACGCCCAGGGTATTGGGATTTGCTGTGCGGGAAGGTGAAGGACGTTGTCGTGCAGTTTGAAGAGGTGCCGATTCCGGCCGAGTTCATTGGCAAGAATTATGAGCAGGATGGCGAGTATCGGCTGGCATTCCAGGGCTGGATCAACCGGTTGTGGGAAGACAAGGATGCGCTGCTGGAACAGTTGCACACCGATTATCCAGACCGCCACTGA